From Coffea arabica cultivar ET-39 chromosome 2e, Coffea Arabica ET-39 HiFi, whole genome shotgun sequence, the proteins below share one genomic window:
- the LOC113731819 gene encoding large ribosomal subunit protein uL3 has protein sequence MSHRKFEHPRHGSLGFLPRKRAARHRGKAKAFPKDDPSKPCKLTAFLGYKAGMTHIVREVEKPGSKLHKKETCEAVTVIETPPIVVVGVVGYVKTPRGLRCLNTVWAQHLSEEVKRRFYKNWCKSKKKAFTKWSKKYETEEGKKDIQAQLEKLKKYASVIRVLAHTQIRKMKGLKQKKAHLMEIQVNGGSVAQKVDYAYGFFEKQIPVDAVFQKDEMIDIIGVTKGKGYEGVVTRWGVTRLPRKTHRGLRKVACIGAWHPARVSFTVARAGQNGYHHRTEMNKKVYKLGKAGQEGHTAVTEFDRTEKDITPMGGFPHYGVVKDDYLLIKGCCVGPKKRVVTLRQSLLNQTSRVALEEIKLKFIDTSSKFGHGRFQTTQEKQKFYGRLKA, from the exons atgtCGCATAGGAAGTTTGAGCATCCCCGCCATGGTTCCCTCGGCTTCCTCCCCAGGAAGAGAGCTGCTCGTCACAGGGGAAAGG CGAAGGCATTCCCAAAGGATGACCCAAGCAAGCCCTGCAAGTTAACTGCCTTCCTTGGCTACAAGGCTGGGATGACTCACATTGTCAGAGAAGTCGAGAAACCTGGATCCA AGCTGCACAAGAAGGAGACATGTGAGGCTGTTACCGTTATTGAAACTCCTCCAATAGTGGTGGTTGGAGTTGTTGGGTATGTCAAGACACCCCGTGGTCTCCGCTGCCTTAACACAGTTTGGGCTCAGCATCTTAGCGAGGAGGTCAAGAGGAGGTTTTATAAGAATTGGTGCAAGTCCAAGAAGAAGGCCTTCACCAAGTGGTCGAAAAAGTATGAGACTGAGGAAGGGAAAAAGGATATTCAAGCTCAGCTGGAGAAATTGAAGAAATATGCATCTGTTATTCGTGTTTTGGCTCATACTCAG ATAAGAAAGATGAAAGGGCTGAAACAAAAGAAGGCCCATCTAATGGAGATTCAGGTGAATGGTGGCTCTGTTGCACAGAAGGTTGATTATGCCTATGGCTTCTTTGAGAAGCAGATCCCAGTTGATGCTGTTTTCCAGAAAGATGAAATGATTGACATCATTGGTGTAACCAAGGGAAAAGGATATGAAGGTGTTGTAACCCGTTGGGGTGTCACCCGCCTTCCTCGCAAGACCCATAGAGGTCTTCGTAAGGTAGCTTGTATTGGTGCTTGGCACCCTGCTAGAGTTTCCTTCACGGTTGCTCGAGCTGGTCAAAATGGATACCACCACCGTACCGAGATGAACAAAAAAGTTTACAAGCTTGGAAAGGCTGGCCAAGAAGGACATACTGCTGTTACTGAGTTTGACAG GACTGAGAAGGATATTACTCCTATGGGTGGATTTCCCCACTATGGTGTGGTTAAGGATGATTATTTGTTGATCAAGGGTTGCTGTGTTGGTCCCAAGAAAAGGGTTGTCACACTTCGTCAGTCCTTGCTGAACCAGACATCTCGTGTTGCTCTTGAAGAGATTAAACTCAAGTTTATTGACACCTCTTCTAAGTTTGGACACGGTCGCTTCCAGACCACACAGGAGAAGCAGAAGTTCTATGGTCGGCTGAAGGCATAA
- the LOC113731820 gene encoding uncharacterized protein isoform X2 produces the protein MTSRPPNATNGTHHHSHPPPPPQPPSNTTNATALSTHQPHPPPAPPHSHYFPPHSSSSSSSKASFKGCCCCLFLLFSLLFLLVLAVILVVVLAIKPKKPQFDLQSVGVQYLGINSNPNPTPTPTSSSSASVSLAIRMLFTAANDNKVGIKYGDSKFTVMYRGIPLGRGTVPGFYQPAHSVRQVQTTIAVDRVNLLQTDAADLLRDATVNDRVELRVLGDVGAKIRILGFTSPGVQVSVDCAIVISPRKQALTYKQCGFDGLSV, from the exons ATGACCTCCAGACCacccaacgccaccaacggcactcaCCACCACTCgcacccaccaccaccaccacaacctcccAGCAACACCACCAACGCTACCGCTCTTAGTACCCACCAACCCCACCCTCCTCCTGCTCCTCCTCACTCCCATTACTTCCCACCTCactcttcttcctcctcctcctccaaggCCTCCTTCAAAGGCTGCTGCTGCTGCCTCTTCCTCCTCTTCTCCTTGCTCTTCCTCCTCGTCCTCGCCGTCATCCTTGTCGTCGTCCTCGCCATTAAGCCCAAGAAGCCCCAGTTCGACCTCCAATCCGTCGGCGTCCAGTATCTCGGCATCAACTCCAATCCCAATCCCACCCCAAcccccacctcctcctcctctgcCTCTGTCTCCCTAGCCATCAGGATGCTCTTCACCGCCGCTAACGATAATAAGGTCGGGATCAAGTACGGCGACTCCAAATTCACGGTGATGTACCGGGGGATCCCTTTGGGACGGGGCACTGTTCCTGGGTTCTACCAGCCCGCCCATAGCGTCCGCCAAGTTCAGACCACCATTGCGGTGGACCGGGTCAACTTGCTCCAGACCGATGCTGCCGATTTGCTGAGGGACGCCACCGTCAATGATCGGGTTGAGCTGCGGGTGCTGGGGGATGTTGGAGCTAAGATCCGGATTCTTGGCTTCACTTCACCTGGGGTGCAG GTATCGGTTGATTGCGCAATAGTGATCAGCCCCAGGAAGCAAGCACTCACTTACAAGCAGTGCGGATTTGATGGCCTCAGCGTATGA
- the LOC113731820 gene encoding uncharacterized protein isoform X1 has translation MTSRPPNATNGTHHHSHPPPPPQPPSNTTNATALSTHQPHPPPAPPHSHYFPPHSSSSSSSKASFKGCCCCLFLLFSLLFLLVLAVILVVVLAIKPKKPQFDLQSVGVQYLGINSNPNPTPTPTSSSSASVSLAIRMLFTAANDNKVGIKYGDSKFTVMYRGIPLGRGTVPGFYQPAHSVRQVQTTIAVDRVNLLQTDAADLLRDATVNDRVELRVLGDVGAKIRILGFTSPGVQVSLDYGLWERPPQPQGGRGFGGWGWVGRCGQGGCCRRGDILWEGSMCCFCR, from the exons ATGACCTCCAGACCacccaacgccaccaacggcactcaCCACCACTCgcacccaccaccaccaccacaacctcccAGCAACACCACCAACGCTACCGCTCTTAGTACCCACCAACCCCACCCTCCTCCTGCTCCTCCTCACTCCCATTACTTCCCACCTCactcttcttcctcctcctcctccaaggCCTCCTTCAAAGGCTGCTGCTGCTGCCTCTTCCTCCTCTTCTCCTTGCTCTTCCTCCTCGTCCTCGCCGTCATCCTTGTCGTCGTCCTCGCCATTAAGCCCAAGAAGCCCCAGTTCGACCTCCAATCCGTCGGCGTCCAGTATCTCGGCATCAACTCCAATCCCAATCCCACCCCAAcccccacctcctcctcctctgcCTCTGTCTCCCTAGCCATCAGGATGCTCTTCACCGCCGCTAACGATAATAAGGTCGGGATCAAGTACGGCGACTCCAAATTCACGGTGATGTACCGGGGGATCCCTTTGGGACGGGGCACTGTTCCTGGGTTCTACCAGCCCGCCCATAGCGTCCGCCAAGTTCAGACCACCATTGCGGTGGACCGGGTCAACTTGCTCCAGACCGATGCTGCCGATTTGCTGAGGGACGCCACCGTCAATGATCGGGTTGAGCTGCGGGTGCTGGGGGATGTTGGAGCTAAGATCCGGATTCTTGGCTTCACTTCACCTGGGGTGCAG GTCTCTCTGGATTATGGGTTATGGGAAAGGCCTCCGCAGCCGCAGGGGGGACGGGGTTTTGGGGGATGGGGCTGGGTGGGGCGTTGTGGCCAGGGAGGTTGTTGTCGGCGTGGGGATATCTTGTGGGAGGGCTCTATGTGTTGCTTTTGTCGTTAG
- the LOC113731821 gene encoding uncharacterized protein → MAAVEKTEEELRKEIEELHRQQREITERLRDPRGLRRGALSVSAPRNFAPNGGRQRGFVRPADRTDSEDQPPPKKRLSSAVFKVEDGEIVEDASSPAAAKEVANKPADVEQGAGNSAPTLSERKPSNWSMRDASYQKPSRMDFDIPPAEHVPRVLPKNEDPSLVNRNKRMLNQLRGTLEKFRKEDMQLSGSEAYMRRSDSLKRAEQRAREESERLRQQEREQIAEKRRRDLTLRARVAAKAEEKKLDLLFLRWCEHHKKLGNFIRTKAEPSIYYAFAKPLDEDVQLVEQEKEQMFQEWKAARREELSQYQKQIVEQYVANVEKELERWQNGRKGRKANNEMANLQETMDKELETHRLEHGPKTRKIPGGTSNEEEEDVEDINVGEDDMMDDVLDVDENSRRVDEIASKAETGDGSPQPENKD, encoded by the exons ATGGCTGCTGTGGAGAAGACTGAGGAAGAGCTTCGCAAAGAGATCGAAGAACTCCATCGCCAACAGCGCGAg ATTACCGAGCGGCTTCGCGATCCAAGGGGTCTCCGCCGCGGTGCTTTATCCGTCTCTGCTCCTCGCAATTTTGCCCCTAACGGCGGCCGCCAGCGTGGCTTTGTTAGACCT GCTGATAGGACCGATTCCGAAGACCAACCTCCTCCCAAAAAGCGACTTTCTTCAGCTGTCTTCAAG GTTGAGGATGGAGAGATTGTTGAGGATGCTTCCTCTCCGGCTGCTGCGAAAGAAGTGGCAAACAAGCCTGCTGATGTGGAACAAGGTGCTGGGAATTCAGCTCCTACCCTGAGTGAGAGGAAGCCCTCCAATTGGTCTATGAGGGATGCTAGTTATCAAAAGCCATCTAGAATG GACTTTGACATTCCTCCAGCTGAGCATGTTCCCAGAGTATTGCCCAAGAATGAGGATCCTAGTTTGGTTAACAGGAACAAGAGGATGCTGAACCAGCTTCGTGGAACCCTCGAG AAGTTCAGAAAAGAAGACATGCAACTTTCTGGATCAGAAGCATACATGCGTAGGTCAGATTCACTCAAAAGG GCTGAGCAAAGGGCACGTGAAGAAAGCGAAAGGCTTAGACAACAAGAGCGGGAACAGATTGCGGAAAAGCGGAGGAGAGATTTG ACTCTTAGAGCTCGTGTTGCAGCCaaggcagaagaaaagaaactggacctgctgtttcTTCGGTGGTGTGAGCATCACAAAAAACTTGGCAATTTTATAAG GACAAAAGCGGAGCCTTCCATATATTACGCTTTTGCCAAGCCATTGGATGAAGATGTACAGTTGGTTGAGCAGGAGAAAGAACAG ATGTTTCAAGAATGGAAAGCTGCAAGGAGAGAGGAGCTGTCTCAATACCAGAAACAGATAGTTGAGCAGTACGTGGCAAATGTTGAGAAGGAGCTagagaggtggcaaaatggaaGGAAAGGTAGGAAAGCAAACAATGAAATGGCAAATTTGCAGGAGACAATGGACAAGGAACTTGAGACCCACAGGCTTGAGCATGGTCCCAAGACCAGAAAGATTCCTGGTGGAACCAGCAATGAAGAAGAGGAGGATGTGGAAGACATTAATGTTGGGGAGGATGATATGATGGATGATGTTCTGGATGTTGATGAGAACAGCAGGAGAGTTGATGAAATAGCATCAAAAGCAGAAACTGGAGATGGGAGTCCACAACCTGAGAACAAGGATTAG
- the LOC113729596 gene encoding probable WRKY transcription factor 72: MGPEETGMEIDLSLKLDAQHEERTTEDQDDHHRQEVGKFPAEGKRETEVEGEAVDQEGHTPVDNSVCDVTMKTEEISVLQQEMDRMKEENKVLRKAVEQTMKDYYDLQMKFSVVQQNIQTKDPRTFLSLTGNNNSPSHEEQNKGSPRFLEMNHQTPPSTAQEDDAKQRHELGLSLTLQSSSTSQEKEDEYMGNIEKKEDTPKALITPMQNKLQRSSSLGGGISNHLSSPPNRKARVSVRARCEAATMNDGCQWRKYGQKIAKGNPCPRAYYRCTVAPGCPVRKQVQRCLEDMSILITTYEGTHNHPLPVGATAMASTASAAASFMLLDSSNPLSSDGIMSNFNRSAPFPYQSPQFINPSLSYASNLINIHPNDPSKGIVLDLTHNVNADARQFPIASSSSQQPSHSWMPKPLPGNYIGNNATNIVSDLFPRQLVEGGIGPKGEGNKLLAENVSAIASDPKFRVAVAAAISSLINKETQTTTTSHPPMATSLIPTRDGEGGGTSSNSKNWILESLSTGGKPIQNSP, from the exons ATGGGACCAGAAGAAACTGGAATGGAAATTGATCTATCACTCAAATTAGATGCTCAACATGAAGAGAGAACAACAGAAGATCAAGATGACCATCATCGCCAAGAAGTAGGAAAATTTCCAGccgaaggaaaaagagaaacagAAGTTGAAGGAGAAGCCGTTGATCAAGAAGGTCATACACCTGTGGATAATTCCGTATGTGATGTAACTATGAAGACAGAAGAG ATATCAGTATTGCAGCAGGAGATGGACCGCATGAAAGAGGAAAATAAGGTGTTGAGAAAGGCAGTAGAGCAAACTATGAAAGATTACTATGATCTACAAATGAAATTTTCTGTTGTCCAACAAAATATTCAAACCAAG GATCCAAGAACTTTTCTTTCGCTCACGGGTAATAATAACAGCCCCAGTCATGAAGAGCAaaacaaaggaagtccaagaTTTTTAGAAATGAATCATCAAACACCACCATCTACAGCTCAAGAAGATGATGCTAAACAACGTCATGAATTAGGGCTGTCGTTGACGCTGCAAAGCAGTAGTACAAGCCAAGAGAAAGAAGACGAATACATGGGAAATATTGAGAAAAAGGAAGATACCCCAAAAGCATTAATTACACCAATGCAAAATAAGCTACAAAGGAGCAGCAGTTTAGGAGGAGGAATCTCCAACCACCTTTCTTCCCCTCCCAACAGAAAAGCTAGGGTTTCTGTCAGGGCCAGATGTGAAGCTGCCACA ATGAACGATGGATGCCAATGGCGAAAATACGGCCAAAAAATTGCGAAAGGAAATCCTTGCCCGCGAGCCTACTATCGTTGCACTGTAGCACCAGGATGCCCAGTAAGAAAACAG GTGCAAAGATGCTTGGAGGACATGTCAATCCTGATCACAACCTACGAAGGAACACACAATCATCCATTGCCTGTGGGTGCAACAGCAATGGCATCAACAGCATCAGCAGCAGCATCATTTATGCTATTGGATTCTAGTAACCCTCTTTCATCAGATGGAATAATGTCCAATTTCAACCGATCAGCTCCATTTCCTTACCAGAGTCCTCAGTTCATAAATCCATCTTTATCTTATGCATCAAACCTGATAAACATTCATCCAAACGACCCGTCTAAAGGGATCGTTCTTGATCTCACGCATAATGTTAATGCTGACGCGAGACAATTTCCCATTGCTAGCTCTTCATCACAGCAACCGAGCCATTCTTGGATGCCTAAACCACTACCAGGGAATTATATTGGAAACAATGCTACTAATATTGTCAGTGATCTTTTCCCTCGTCAACTAGTGGAAGGTGGGATtggacctaaaggcgaaggaaACAAGTTATTGGCTGAAAATGTGAGTGCAATTGCTTCTGATCCTAAGTTTAGGGTTGCTGTCGCGGCTGCAATTTCCTCCCTCATTAATAAGGAAACCCAAACTACTACCACTAGTCATCCTCCTATGGCAACTTCTTTAATTCCCACAAGAGATGGTGAGGGTGGTGGTACCTCATCAAATAGCAAAAATTGGATTCTTGAATCTCTCTCCACAGGTGGTAAGCCCATTCAAAATTCCCCATGA